GTACTTACTTTATTGCATAGAATACAGAAGGCATGTCCTATCTCTATAGATGGCGGATAGGAGATCCAGTGTACTCAAATACCATTATAAATACCACAAAAAGAAATAGGATGTGGTGACTGCGCACTTTGGATTTCCTGTATTAGAGATTGCAAACCTTTATATTGCTCCattgtaaaggaacactccaacagattttatttaatttttcacaaattagtacatataccccaatgaaaacaaagccctccccttctaaccccgcccagactttctgtggctgtccaatcacagacttcccaatgcagctcaatgaggagTCTTTGCAACGCAGGTGCTCTGGgttattgctgcctcttgagtttagctcaacttAGCTAAGCAAACCATGAAGTAACCGGATCAGGTTTCTGATTAACAGCGAGTGGGGTGGGTGTGTTGAAGAAAAAGATGACACTTCACACGTAAGGCACTTGAACAAGCTAAAGTGCGTTAGGTGTGTGGAGTGTCTAAGTGTAGAGAGCGCTACTGAAAAACACTGCACATTTAGATTACAAGCTTTCAAGACAATTTAGCCAATCGCAACCACTACTTTTAATACCTTTCCCCATGAATGTTTGGTGCCATTAATTTATGCTAGTCAACACatttcacttaaccccttaaggacacatgacatgtgtgacatgtcatgattcccttttattccagaagtttggtccttaaggggttaattgtgatttttgtttctgttctataaagcagtttaaatttTTTCTATTTCCATTTATTCAACATTTAGCAACACATTCAAATCATTCAACTTAAGATGAATTGTAATATGATAAAATAACTGCAATAACCCtcaaacattataaaatatgcaATGATTTTTACCAATTAGGGCAgctaaaaaaaaagcagcaagatgtgtatataataatatagatatatatatatatatatagatatatatatatatatatatatatatatatatatatatattccatccaTAAGTATGTAGACACAAACCGGTCCTCAATGCACGCctaccagttcaggatttagggattacccagtagTGTCaaagtgttttttcttttattatatgtataaatataaggACTACTTGACCTCATGGCTCTCGCTGTGCTGAACAGTGTCAGAACAGTAATgggtatttaaaggaccactataggcacccagaccacttcagctcaatgaagtggtctgggtgccagctccatctagtgttaaccctggagctgtaaacatagcagtttaagagaaactgctatgtttacattaggtttaatccagcctctagtggctgtctcactgacagccgctagaggtgcttccgcgctttcacagtgagaagacgccaacgtccataggaaagcattaagaaatcaaacaaatacttaaccccttaaggacagacgacggatacatcccgtcatgattcccttttattccagaagttgtgtcattaaggggttaaagtacagcTAGTGTCCAATATGATGATACAAGTTGAAAAATCTtttgtttattaaaggaacactccaggcacccagaccacttctgcccattggagtgggctgggtgccaactcccatcacccttaaccctgcaagtgtaattattgcagtttggacGGAGCCTGattcagcgccgagggacatctgcgTTGGATTCAGGTAACTTACTgacagggtttaaccccttcagcaacatgggatgggggtgggagggagagggtcctgcagtgccaggaaaacagatgttTATAGAAAGGTTTTATTTGCAGGTTTTTATTGGAGTTTGATTTAAATAGACAAATTTCTACAATATGATGTGTTGTAATCAGACACACAATTAAATACAGATAAGTGTACTATATGGGTTATTATAAATATACATGATTGAGGGTATGAATTGAAAAGGCTGAACTATACAAACAGAACAGATTAATACTATTTAGTGAACCCTAAAGCTAAATCATTTCCACACAATAGATGATGTTGAAGGTGAATGGCCACGGTGTGTTTTAATGGCACATTTTAGCAATCAACtaagtaactaaaaaaaaaaaaaaatcataataaataaaagttacatatgtAGTGAATGTAAAACTGTGCTGGCACCTGATGCAAATGCTGATACTCCAGAGGAAGTTTCATTGAGAAAAATCAGGAAACAAATGAAAAATTTAGCCGCTTTGTAGAGATATCCATACagccattttatttaaaatgatcCCAAATGTTACTGTTACCCATTGTATAGCACCAATAGTGTTGCCGCCAGCTATAATCACATTAGATTGTATATTTTTAACTTGTATGTTGTTCATGGTGGGATAATTATCCATTATTTTTTCCACAGATACTTTTGCTTTTCCGTTTTTGtttagtatttatatagacaTTTAGTTGCACCCCTGCATGGATATAAACTTGGTCAGCCGGTTAGGTTTCCTATAGGATATCGTGGTCCGGACTCCTTTTCCGGGAGATATTATCTGTTAGTCCGCAGCTGCTTGTGATTGTTGTGGGGATATTCATGCAGGTCTGCAAACTAAGTCTGTGCCGTTTTGAGAAAGTGCTGTTCAATAGCATGAAACACGTAAACTTGGCTGCCGGCAACATGGTTGAAGTATTTAGCACATTGCTGTACAATGGATATTTTAATCATCTTCAATAAAGTTTGGAATcgttataaataaaatacagtgtggaGCCCTCTGAAAAGCAAAggaaattttaatttatatttcctGGTATATTTTGCAGGAGAACCACGCTCCTGGCTGCAGGACATGGAAGATACAATATAATAGAATCAAACAGCGGTACTGGCACAATAGGGAGTACATTTCAATTACAGCTTTTTTTTGGTTACTGGTTTCAATTTACATAAAAgtagcaaaatcttacctttgtTCCAGTCTgctcctgctgacatcatcagaagtgttgataatagccaatcacaatgctttcccttgggaaagcattggattggctgagcttgtcaaataggcagatcaggggcagagccagcacaagcgaTACACAGCCAAGTtcaatcagcatctccgcatacagatgcattgaattcagtgtctccatgcagagggcggagacactgaatgtcagtcacactgtgcagcactgccccaggaagcccctttagcagtcatctgaggagtggccagtgaaggtatccctaggctgtattgtaaacactgttttctctgaaaagacagtatttactgcaaaaagcctgaagggaatgattatactcaccagaacaaatacaataagttgtagttgttttggggactatagtgtccctttaaggttcacTGAAAATAATGCCAGATCCTCATTAAAAAGGTCAGAGTGGTAAAGATTTTTGAATGAGGTGGAATAGGGTTGGAATAGGATTATAATGAAAGGGCTAGAATGGTTGTAATACAGGGCCTCAAACATTACAATGTTTTAGGGACTGTCACTGCACTCAGTGAGACACTACactacccaaataaaaaataaataaaatacattgaccGTAACATTTCAGATAAAACTATTTCTGCGCTGGTCACATGCAGATTAATGTGTAGACAGTTAGTGTGTAATGTAATCCTTACCCACTTCCCAAGGATGTGATTGGAGGTCACTAAAACTATCTTCATATACATCATTTTTCAGTGGCGCTATAGCACTTCCTGTAAGATGAGAGTTTTGGGGctaaagataaagaataaaatgaAACCAGCACAACATCTAGAACTTCAGAAATTTTAATTGCAAAATATTTCCCGAGCTCTCCCCCCAACCTGAATTatgtgtaacacacacacaggtctTGCACATCATATACATTACACACACGTCCTGCAGAACAGGAATGTAAAACTATATACAGAGGTAAATggctatttacacacacacaccccgtgtaATTCATGCTGACAGCTACCGGCAAATCCCTGCACAGACCTGGTGAATATTGCCCACATGGGGCAGCTTGCCAGTCTGGTTCAGGCTAATAGAGCTGTGCCTCACTGTATTTCACGTGTATCGCTATTTCGCTTTAGTGTTGAAGCCTAAATCCTCGTCCTTTTCTATGGTAATTGATCTAAATAAGATGAAGTGATCCATGATAAACAGTGTTTTTCACTCAGCTGGGAATCTGCAGAGACCTAAAAAGGGAGCCACAAAACAGTTGAATTGGAAAACTTTTCAATTGGtctattttggtttaaaatgtGCCACCCCCTTGACATTTCTCCCTAAATCTGACATTTCCCATCTCAATAAGTGCCAGTAAAACACTGGGAAACAGACACAGGACAGACTGTCTGCGCTATGCAAGATGTGCAGGGAAAGCACCATTGTAAATACTCTAAACCATTTCTAATATTTACTACATAATTAAACATCTCTATCAGAATCAGATCCTCAGATTTTACTCTCCATGAGTGACAAACAGTTAAGTGGCAATGTACAGTTGGGCTGGGGTTGATCAGTAGCGGAGGATACACCGAATACCTTGAAAGAAAACAAGAGAAGGGTGAACATTACTGAACACTCAATACAGAAAGAAGGGCTGACTGCCAAGGTGAAAATCTATTTTAGAAGCTAGATATTAGAATTGGCAGCAATTGAGTAATTGGGGGGCTACCGATATCTCTTGTAGACCTTTGCTGCATGACTGTATAGGTGGGCTTGCAGGATGTCAATGTAAGCAGTGTCATGTAATACAATGCAGTGACAATGTGCCACCCTTTGAGATTTGGAAAACCACAAGATTAACATTAAAAACTCATGGGGAAATGAGGAGCGATGTGAAATTCCCAACTTCATATGCTCTGAATTTTTAAACAGCACTCGGaaaatgacacaaacacacaactaacaGTATTAAGTAGTGGGAGATCATGACAGGTCTGCCGTGCAATAATCCCAGTTAACACAAGCAAAATGCTAATTAACCCTCTACATTCCCTGCCAGAATGCCAAATACACACAGCTCATTAGCGCAGAGAATACAAGACACTGAACTCTATGTCCAGCGCACAGCATGCCTTATCACAGAGCTTGCTGGATCTCACCTGATTCTGCCATTGACAGCAGTCATCTTGCATTTttcagattttattatatattgcataATCTGCAAAATCATTAATGTTGTGTGGTTTACTGTATATAAACTGGTTTATTTCGACACCAACAATGGCACTCAAGGTAGTCTACTAAAGAAAGCGAAATGGTGAACCTCAGAGACATTTTATCAGAAAGGCGAGCAGCAGGAGTCTTAAATAGGATTATTTTCAAAGTGGATAAtactcaatgtttttttttataaaaagtctCATTAAGCTGGACTATTAAGTGGGTGAAAATATGACAGTTAAACCAGCGTTGCTTAGCTCTTAGAGATCAGAAGGGTGAAACACAAACATCTGACTTTATTAAGCGGGAACTACAGaggccacaaataatatacaaatTTCTAGTTCACAAAAAAAAGTGGGATTTAAGTTTTATAGATGTTTTGTCGGAAGCTGCATGAACAATTCCAAAATTAAAGTCTTTATTTACAACTTAAACTTGGAACAAGTCACACGACTATAAAATTGCTAAGGCAGTGAAGGCATCCGTTTTGGCACTGCAGCTGTAACAGCCTACGTTTCCCGAGAGGTGACTGATTAAGGATCAAGGGAAATCTGATAAGCCATTGTGCCATAGGTTAACCAACACTAAGCCAAGGTAAGTAATGGAGAAATCTAGCTTACAGAACAAACGGGCCTGTAATACTATTTCCAAAATAGCTGCCGAGGTCTCTGACAAGATGAATGGAGTAAATGATAACTCCTTAAACGTGAACACATTTCTGAAACGTTCAATTTCCTCAgctacggttttaaaacactgcaTATACGGACAGACTTCTAATTTTTGTGCCGGATGCATAGACTAGAGTTTGTGGTAGATGTGCACCCAAACCTTTCTTGGTAGGTCCAGGCACCGCAGGGTCTGTGCAGGCACCAGAGTTTAATAATCTTCCTCCTGCCATCCTTGCCATGCCTCTCGCATGGAACCATCTGTAAACAGGAAACGATGTCAGAGAAAAAGGGAGATGGCCCCAAGGAGGGGCCCTCCAGCACACTAGTTAAAAGGTTTGCAGTCACAGACTGTTAATGCAGGAGGATGAAGAAGGGTGATGTTTCTGGGTCCCATTTGGGATGATGAAGGGTTTTATTTGGGTTCCTCCACTGTCCCTTTGCTGAGGTCAGCCATTTTGGGGTATTTTACTTTCTTTTGGTCTAACTCGTTCTGTGCCCACAGGAGCAGTTTGAGGAGTTTTGCCAGTTTAGGTGTGGATTCGCGGTTCTCATAATCTAAGACAGCCTGGTTGACTTCGCTCCAAACCTGCAGGAAGAATGATAAAATGAAACTAGTTAACATGACGAAAGCACAACGACGGTGGAAAAGAGCATCATTAATCAAGCTGAAAGGAAAAATGTGAACAATCACCTTTAACTAGTGATATTTAATTTATACAAATGACTTGACTCTTCCCATATGGTAGAAATCCTAATCCTCAATTTAATGCACTCcacacaccatgaccacttagtgTTTTGACGTAGTCATGGTGCACAGCCCAATGAAAATGTTGCTCCTGGCCTTTTCCATGATTTTACTTCCTGCTCGTAGCACTCGGACCCACCTTGAATCTGAATGCAAAAAATCATATATGAAAATAATGACCATAAGCTAATTGggtattatgaaaaaaataagcatCTCCAATCTAAGATATTTTTTATTCTAAAAGTCCAGATGAACAAACAAAATACACCTGCAATAGGTAACAATTGTACGTTACGGACTATAAAGAGTGATTCGTGATTGTACTGGCCAAAATGACAAATGAAAATCCAAACATTTGCGCCTCGTAAAGCATAGCTATTCTCTGCCTAAACACTACGAGCTGACAGAGACGGTGCCTTGTTCATACAAGGAGAAAATAAATCACATCAgtcgtttaaaaaacaaacattaaaccGTGCCTAGCCACATTCACAACTGCAAGCCCTGATGAAGTATTTAGAAAGCAAGTCCTCCAGAGCAGAAGAGTGCATCTATAATATCCAGCGCAACATTGGAGTCGACCATCAATAAAGACTGCAGGCTGAGCACAGATGTTCGTATTAATGACACTGTAAGTGGGTGCATGTATCTGTAGGCGCTTGGTTATCAGAGTCAGTGCTGCCCCAGTCTTTATACTGAGAGAACAATGAGGCTTTTTATATACAGATAAAggcatatatatcacacacacggAAATCATAGGCCAGAGACAGATTAACAGCAGCCATTGGAAAATGGACACTTCTTGTTAAATTGAAAACCATTTTTTATCTATTCTGATTATTTTCATCTATTTAGattattttcaatttatattccTACATATGCAGCCATTTGTAGTATCACTTCAGAGGTTTTTATGATGCACAATAAAATTGTTAAATTCATTTTATATGTTGTATTGTCTGTCTGTTGCTCATTATCCTACACCGTTGGTGGTATATATAAAGTCTATATGGCTAGGCATTAGTTTCTATTAGGAGCTATTTCTAGAGGGGTGATACAGTCCTTTTACTTTCTAGGTTTCCCATCAGATGTGTATAGGTTAGTGCTATTTCCCTATATAGGACTTGCAGCATCTCCATTCctgtcttttccttttttttattttagaagaatattaaaagaaaaaaaagtgtttctttTAAGGAGTTTGAATAtaagtttttttgtgtttatctttATTGCTCCACCACTTAGCTTTTTGTATACTGTTTGTTAAACTGGCTGAAGGTCACCTGACAGACATGTCTAGTCACACCATCTGAACAATGGCAATGAGTACATAAGATTGTCACAATCTTTAACAATAAACCTCTCATTACAGAGCCATATTTGGAAACCAATTAAAAgtgacatttatttgaaacaagtgGTGAATATAGAGCATCTAGATTGCAATTAATTGAAATATACTGAATTCATATGGATTCCATCaatcatgccatttttttttagatctcaGGAGGGATTGGATCTCCCGATATCCACATACAGCCTGCCAAAAACAATGCAAAATTCCTGTGTCCTGTCAAAATACGGCACTCACAAATAATGAAttgcaagcaaaaaaaaaagaaagaaaaacaggaCAAAAGTCAATGAATGTATAGAATTTATTGTTTCATCTCCTGCAGAGCCATTAGAAGTTTTGTCTTTCAATACTTACGGGGCCACGGAAAGGCGCACAAAACATGCTATACATTATAACAAACTACATAAAGTCCAAACACCCCATCAGGCACGTTTTTAAGGGTTGTGCTGAATAATGCCAGAGAAAAATCTAATCCTTAGCATTAGAGGTAGTGCACAACCTACAAGTATCCTCAGAGGCCTGTATGTCTAATTTATAGTGTTGGAGAAAGTGTGGAAGATCAGGTATCATAGATGGAGTAGGCAAAGCCTTGGGTGCCCAAGATGTAGAATTTGACAAGGAGTAACTTTAGAGGACTTGCAGGCAAGAATGATAGGCTCTTTAATCCATCTTGCTAATTAACCTTCTGATGCCATGAGACCCATCACCGTGCTAGAGAACACACAGCCTGATGGATCGACAAAAAGGACTTGTTTTCTCTGCGTTTTACATCAAAGCAATGGAATTTACTTTCCTTCATGTTTTGAGGATTTTGCTAAAATGTTGGGAGAACAATATCTTAATTACTATTGCCCACGAAGAAACCTTAGGAAGATAAGAGCGACTTTCAAAATGACTATATCCATATGAAAACCCAGCCTTTTTGCTATGCAATGGgcaacaaaaatacagttttccagGCAAAAATGTTAAGATTGCACTCCTCTAATAGCTCAAAAGGAGATTCACATAGTGCTAAAAGGACCAAATTAAGATTCAATGGAGGTACTTTTCCTCTGATAGTTGGAAGGATGTTTTAGACTGCtctaaaaaaatactaaaaataaataaataaaaaaatctgtagatctggaaaaaaaatctggagatTAGAGGATCTGAAGCCAAGTCTTTGATGGCGTTGAAACAAATAGCAGAAAATTGGAATTTCAAAGATGCTTGACGTAAACCTTTTCTAAATCCCAATTGGAGAGGTTTTAGTTTATTCTGAACAGAGATTGGTATTGAATTTTTGTGATTTTCCTGGCACCAAGAAGAAAATTCCCTCCAAATCCTGGAATAAACTCTAATGGTGGATTCTTTCTTGACTGCAATCATATTCAAGGCCTTTGGAACGTAGTAACTGCAATTCAGATACCACTCTGTGAGCTTGAAAGTCTTGAGAGTCTGTAGAGGTACCAAGTTGTGTGCCAAGATTCCTACTGAATGTTGGAGATGACCGTTTTCTTTTGAAAGGTTCAACAGAATTGAAAACCAGCTCTCTCCAGAGGCCAGAAGGGAAGCGTCGcaatgatttttgttttttccccaaattaaattatctgcaaaaaataaataaaaatgcaaaaagaacTTGTATATAGAAAACGTAGGCCAGATGAAAATTCCAGGGAATGGATAGGGCATCCACAAAGTCCAGATTGCCTGACCGGCTGAttgcaacaaatatatatattttttctgttcacTCATGAATTTTAATACTATTTGCCGTAATGTATGACGGTAAAGAGACCAATCTGCTTGCTTCAAATGTTTCCTGCTCAGAATCTACCAAAATATTGGTTTCTCCTTTTATATGAACCATAGATAGGGAGAGCATAAAATTGGTGCACAaccttgtcagggagggagaACGAGTCCTTCCTTGTCTGTTCAGATATGCAACTGTGGAAGTGCTGTCTGATTGAGTTTGAATGTGATGTCCCTTTAGGTGTTTCTTGAAACTCAGGAAAGCTAAACATGGTTGATTTGAGCACTTAGTAATTTGATAACATCCAGGAATCCTGGAAGTGTCCATTGTCCTTTTGTTGCATATTTCCCCAGATGGGATCCCCAACCAAAATCTAAAGCATCCACGGTGACTATAAAGTAATTCTTCATTCTGAATGAAAGATCCATCAAAAAGATAGATCCTATCCTTATTTTGGATGGACACATTTTCATTGGTCTAGGGAAGATATTCCTCTGTCCCATTTCGACAGAATATTTCTTTGAGGTCTCATTCTTGCCTTGGCCCAGCAGACAATGAAAATTGTACCAGTAAAGACACCAAACAACCTCATTGTTTCGCTTATGGAAGAGACCTTTTCTTTTTGTCTGTAGAACCAAAATGGACATGAAGATATTTGCTTTCTCTTCTGCTGGAAGAAATACTTTCATTTGAATGGAGTCTATGATTAGATCCAAAAACTGAATAGATCTTATGGGAACCGATTCACATTTTTCTTGATTTAAAATTAAGCCATGTGGCGCTTAGGCAGATGGAGGCTATTTTTCTTAAAGTTATTTTGAGGATGCTGTAAGAAGTCAATCATCTAAATATGAAACaagagagactttttttttttaagcagccgTAATGACCCTTGGACTTCAATAAACACCCGAGGGGCTGAGATTAGACTAAACTGGAGGTTCCTGAAATGGTAATGCCATGATTCTTTTTTCCATTTGATGCAGTAACCTTTTACTTTCTGCAATAGGAACATGCAGATAAGTATCCTTGAGGTCAAGTgaccctagccaagccccttctTGAATAATGTGTGTTGCTGCTTGCATGTTCTccataaggattttttttttcctgatgatGAATCAATTTACTTCGTTTAGGTCTAGGATGGGACTGAATGACCTGACTGGCTTTTGTATTAAAAATATTCTTGAGTAGGTTTCTGAAATTTATTCTGCATGAGGATGTTCTTCTATGACATTTTTCTTTCAAAGATTCTGTACTTCCGCAAACAGAGTAGAAGCAGTTCTGGGTGATTGGACTGAAGTGCACATAATTCTTCTTGGAGGTAAGTCAGTGAAACTGGTATCCTCTTTTAATAGTAAGGATCCAGTTGACTGTGAAGATTTTCTGGAGAGTGAAGGCAAGAAGTCTTCCTCCTACTGCTCTGGCATAATAGCCTGCGATCTTTAGTTTTTCCAGcaaattttattgtttgtttatttttataatcaAATGGCTGTCTCCGATTTCGTCGTCTGGTAGGCTACAAAAAGAATCTCTGTAAGAAGACTTGTTTCTATAGAAGAATGTCTCAGTCAACCATTCCTTTTTCCGGTCCTCTAGGCAAggccttttttttccttctgccaTCTGTTTTAACAGATTGTCCAGGTGAGACTCAAAGGGACTACCATGTTCAAAAGGGAAGAGGGCAAAGGGAACATTTCAATGCAGAGTCTGCTGTAAATTTTGGAGTCAAACTGCTTGCCTGACCACAGTGGATATGCCAATAGATTTGGCGGATGGTTTAAGAGCTTCTGAAGTTGAATTGGAAAGAAAATCTATAGCCCTTCTGAAACTTCACCGGATCGGCCAGAGTCTACCAGATAAAACTTTTCCAATGGAATCTGGCCAGATACACTGGACCTTAGCTACCGATGTTCCTGCAACAAGAGCTTTACTTTGAGCCGCATTAgtagaaaaaaataagtttacttGAGGCTGATTCCGCTTTTTTATCCATTGCATCCTGAAGTCCTTTGGAATCTCCAATAGGAAGAGTAATTTTCATCCCAATTTTAGGAAAATCTTCCAATTGTATGCCGGTGTCTTCTTTAAAAGCAAACCTAGTTTTAAGATGTTTCGAAAGATTGCCTTTTTTTGAATGGATTATCTCAGCTTCAGATCCTTTAATTTAGGATGGAATGTAAAATTATTTGAGCTTTGTGTGTTTAAAAGATTCCATATCTTTTGCCAAATACTCAATTTCCATAAGAAGTTTGACTTGTTTGATAAGTCTATGCAGACTTTCTTTGGAAAATAATTCTCTTTGTTAGAGAAGACTTCCGAGTCTTCGGAAGAAGAACCTGTAAAAGAAGAGTCAGAACCGGAATTTGTCGCTTTTAGGAGGAGACTTTAGTACCGACTCAGGCAAAGATGACAGGGCTGAATGAATGGCAGCCACTTTAATATCAACAAAAGTCTGCTGTAAACAGTTTTGATTTTGCCTTTCTCAACTTGCTTATCTGGAGTCTCTAAGTTAGATAtactacaaaaaaaacacacttttttttttaaatgcccttaGAATGTGTGCTGGAAGGCTGGTTAGAGCACACTGCAACAGAACTGGCAGCATTCAGATAACAGGTAGTTGCATCTGGGAATTTCGAAAAATCGAATTTGGTGTCTAAATATCAGTTATCAAATGGCAAATTTGAATAGAGTGCCGCTGAGAAGCACCTTCGGCATATCCGGCACGGAGGaagttataaaaatgtgaaaCGCATGCGCTTCCAATGTTTCCAGGCCCACCCGGAGATCAATTTCCCCCGCTGAAATGGAGCCCTCAGCTGCCTCTGCACCTTACTCCTAGAGAAAAATGTAAGTGCCTGACTATCCTGCCAAAGGCAGGCGAAGAACTCTGGTTACTTTGCTGTTTTGGGTGTTTATATCATGGGAGAGGAGTGTTAGGAGGGGCATAACTTTTACAtttctagtgtgtgtgtctggctttcCTGTCAAGACATGGTGGATACCAGTGTTCTGCACTGCCTCTAATTTGGAGGGAAAATATAAGCATCACAAGTACGAGTACAAAACGCTAAATTATAAAATTTCTCTGGTAAAACAATCTGTACTATATGGGGTATTCAGCAATCTATGCTCCAAGCCTTCATTGACCCACACTGGAGGTGGTCATAATATTGACAGTCTTTTCCCTGCAAATTGTTTCACACAGCGAGAGCTTCAGGCAAGTGAGGTTATTGGTTTGTTTTTCATTGTTGTCTTGCATACGCCAAGCAGTGTCCATTCACAGTATGAGAAGAACACATGTTCCCACTTACCTTCTGTCTCTGCATCATGTTTAGAAGGTCTCCAAAAGGAGAGTCCTCTGGGTTATCGAATGCCAGTAAGGCCAGAGTTCGTTCCATTTCAGTCAGACATTCCCGGCTCTCTTCACCCTGCTCTGCCAGCTGCGTCTGTGCAAACTCCAGTGCTGCCTCGGTTTCCCGCTGTCTGATCAGCTCTATGAGGTGTTGTTGCTGCAAAAACAAAAGACAAGCCATCATTCAACAGATCAACAAAGGTATGTTTACTAAAATATAACACTATGTATGTTGTGGACATTTCCACTGATAACCTAACGAATAGGAAGATCCAGATCTTTGCTGAGCTATGGCTAACATCAATGTATGATAAGGTTTAAAAGgaacagtttaggcaccatagtAACTTCATTTAAATGGTTATGTTGCCAGGAGGCACCCTTTCGCACTTTTACttcaaggggttaaaatgttctcAAAGTTGCCTCCATTGCCGATCTCAACTCCCCCCAGACGGCATCAAGCTTATGAAATTTCAGATTCAGGAAGTGCGTAGTGTCACAGAGCAGGGGCCCTGCTG
Above is a genomic segment from Pelobates fuscus isolate aPelFus1 chromosome 6, aPelFus1.pri, whole genome shotgun sequence containing:
- the GID8 gene encoding glucose-induced degradation protein 8 homolog, translating into MSYSEKPDEITKDEWMEKLNNLHIQRADMNRLIMNYLVTEGFKEAAEKFRMESGIEPSVDLESLDERIKIREMILKGQIQEAIGLINSLHPELLDTNRYLYFHLQQQHLIELIRQRETEAALEFAQTQLAEQGEESRECLTEMERTLALLAFDNPEDSPFGDLLNMMQRQKVWSEVNQAVLDYENRESTPKLAKLLKLLLWAQNELDQKKVKYPKMADLSKGTVEEPK